CTGCTTGTGGCGGAATACGTACCTGCTCAATCAAACTACGGATGTCATCAACAGAGTTGTTCGATGCCGCATCTAATTCGTGAAAATTGAAAGAATGACCTGTTTGAAATGAAACACAGGAATCGCAGGTTCCACAAGCCTCCTGATCTGCAGTTAAGCTGGTGCAATTGATAGTTTTTGCCAGAATCCTGGCACAGGTTGTTTTTCCTACTCCTCTGGGACCACAAAATAAAAAAGCCTGAGCCAGCTGATTGTTTTTGATGGCATTTTTCAGCGTACCCGTAATGTGATGCTGACCAACAACGGTTTCAAACGTTGCCGGACGGTATTTACGGGCTGATACTATAAAATTCTCCATTCGCCAACGAAATTATAAATTTTTTACGGAGCTTGAGGGATTTGTTGGAAAATAAAATGAAGAGTTGCTGAATTAAAGATCTTTGCATTTTTCGAGTACTGAAAATTTAATTTAGCTTTGCGCAAAAAATCCAAACTAAATTTATGAAACGCTTTCTTGCCTGCCTGTTTATGGCATTGCCTATGCTTAGTGTTGCCCAATCTAATTTCCATAAAGGATATGTGGTGACAAATTCGAAAGATACTTTAAAAGGATATCTTGATTATAAAGAGGGAAAAAACAATCCTGACTTTATTACTTTCAAAAGAGAGCTGAATGCCGCTTCAGAAACTTATAACCTCAAAAATTGCGCAGGTTTTCAGGTGAATGAAATGGTCACTTATCAAAGGCATCTGGTAAATATCAGTTCAGGTACTGATGATCTCTCGCTTCTTTCAGAGGTTGCAGATACTAGCTCAAGACAGGACAGCGTTTTTCTGCAGGTCATACAGGCGGGGCAGCGTGTGACTTTATTTTCTTATGAAGATCAGATTAAAAAAAGATATTTTATCCAGGATAAAGAAGAAAGAGTTCCGCAGGAATTAATCAGACAACTTTATCTTAATGCTGAAAATACATCAATTGTCGTAACAAATTCCAAATATGCCCGGCAGTTAATGTTGTTGTTAAGAAAATATGGAAAGTCAACCGACAAGATTGAGAGACGGTTAGCGAATCTGAGATATTTGCAGGGCGACCTGTTAGATGTAGTGGAACGCATTAATGACCAGCAGGCAGAAAAATCTAAATTTCCAAAATCAAGGTTTTTTGGCGGAGCGGGAATAAATCTGAGTTCTATAAGCTTCGGAGGAATGCATGATCTGGCGGCGTCGGATGCGAAATCGAAACTTTTTATTGGTCCGGCTATTACGGGAGGGGTGGACTTATTTGCAAATCCCGCGATTAGAAGGCTTCTTTTCAGAACAGAACTGACTTTAATGACGGCAAAGAATAAAATTTCCATTCCTAATAAAAAAGAGTTTTCATTTGAACAATTGGAGGCTGTACTTACTCCCCAAATCATTTATCATGTCTATAATGCAGATGACTTCAAGGTTTTTGTCGGTGCAGGTATAGGATTCAATTTCTCTTCTTACAAAAACCAGAAATTCATTGCCTATGATTTGGGTCTTTTTAATGGAGGGTATGACAGAGTAGAGAACCGTCCCGGTGATATGATAGATCTGGAGGCTTTCCATTTTAATTTTCCGATATCTGCTGGTGCAGTGCTGAACAAAAGGATTGAGCTTAATATGAGTTACAGTATGCCTTCTGGTATAACTCGTTATGGTTATTTTAACGTAAGAAAAGAGCGGATCCGGGTAGGTATTAATTATCTGTTTGGCAAATACTAAATCATTTGATTTTTAATATTTTAATTGCTACATTTGCAGCCCCGCATTTTGTGCGGGAAATAAACATAAATTAATCATAACAATGAATCAGTACGAAACTGTTATCGTTCTAACCCCGTTGTTGTCAGAAGAGGTTGCTAAAGAGGCACTAGCCAAATTCAGCAAAATCATCACTGACAGCGGAGCCGAAATTGTTCAAGAGGACAATTGGGGTTTGAGAAAATTAGCGTATCCGATTGAGAAAAAAGCAAGCGGATTCTTCCACCTTACAGAGTATAAATCTTCAGGTGAATTAGTAAGTAAATTGGAATTAGAACTAAAACGTGATGAGCGTGTTCTACGTTTCCTTACCATTAGATTAGATCGCCATGCGGTTGCGTATAATGAGAAGAAACGCAGTGGTGCTTTTAACAAAAAACCTAAGAAAGAGGAGGTTGCAGGATAATGGCTAAAGATCAAATACAATATGTTACCGCTCCAAAAGTGGACGATAACAGAAAAAAATATTGCCGTTTCAAAAAGAATGGTATTAAATATATTGATTACAAAGACGCAAACTTTTTGTTAAAGTTCATCAATGATCAAGGTAAAATTTTACCTCGCCGTTTAACCGGTACTTCATTGAAATTCCAACGCAAAGTGGCTCAGGCGGTAAAACGTTCACGTCACATTGGTTTGTTACCTTTCGTTGCTGACCAATTAAAATAGGAGCTGAAAAATGGAAATTATTTTAAAACAAGATATCAAATCCCTAGGGGAAAAAGATGATATCGTTAATGTAAAGCCAGGATACGGTCGTAATTACTTAATCCCTCAGGGATTTGGTCAATTGGCTACTCCTTCAGCGAAAAAAGTATTAGCAGAAAACTTAAAACAAGCTGCTTTTAAACAAGATAAAATTAAGAAAGATGCTGATGGTATCGCTGCACGTTTAGTAGATGTGAAGTTGACTATCGGTGCTAAAGCTGGTGAAACAGGAAAGATTTTTGGTGCTGTAAATACCATTATGATCTCTGACGCATTGAAACAACAAGGTTTTGATGTTGACCGTCGCCGTATCACTTTCGAAACTGAGCCTAAATTTGTTGGTGAATATGTAGCCAACTTAAACTTACACAAAGAAGTGAAAGTTAAAGTTCCTTTCGAAGTTGTAGCTGAGTAATCTTATCTGCACGATATAAAAAAGGGTTCTGATTCTTCAGAGCCCTTTTTTTATTGCTTTTTTTGTCGTTCTGGCAGGTTTGAATTCCTCAATCTTATTACCTTTGGGCAATGGCAACAAAACGACGCAAACCCACTAAATCTAAATCTCCTTTACTTAAGAAAATTACCGATATCCTGACTAAAGTCTTACTTTGGTTTTTGATGGTGACAGTATTGTGGGTATTGTTTTATCGTTTTGTGAACCCGCCAATTACACTTTTAATGATCCAAAGGAATATCGAACGGAGTACAGACGATAAGCCGGCGAAGATGGAAAAGAAATGGGTAGATTTCGATGATATGTCCGATAATATGAAACGGGCTGCAGTGTCTGCCGAAGATCAACTCTTTTTAAAACATATTGGTTTTGATGTTAAGGCAATTGAAAAGGCTTTTGCTACCAATAAAAAAGGTAAAAATATTAAAGGAGGAAGCACCATCTCTCAACAGACTGCTAAAAATGTATTTCTATGGCCGGGACGCTCCTGGGTACGCAAAGGCTTTGAGGCTTATTTTACCCTGCTGATAGAAATTCTTTGGAGTAAAGAACGGATTCTGGAGGTTTACCTCAATGTGATCGAAATGGGCGATGGAATTTACGGTGCTGAAGCTGCTGCACAAGCATATTATGGTAAGTCCTGTACAAAGCTCAGCAGGGCCCAGGCAGCGCTGATTGCCTCCTGTTTCCCGAATCCCAGAAGATGGTCTCCAAAGAACGCAACTCCCTATATCCGCCATCGCCAATACCTGATTATGAAGAATATGAGGCGATTGGGACCTTTGGATTTTTAACTGCTTAGTTATTCGAAAATTCCTATATTCACCCCTGAATATGGGCTTAGGCGATGATGACCACAATTATTGGGAGCAAATGCGCCTCGGCGATAAGCAGGCACTATTTGAGTTGTATAACCAGGAGTATTTTCACCTTATTCGTTTTGGACTGAAGATCAATGCCGATGATGAACTCATTAAGGATTGCGTCAATCAGCTTTTCCTGAACATTTGGGACAAACGGGAACGTCTTCATACTGTTGAAAATGTCAGGGCTTATCTGATGACCTCCCTTCGTCATTGTATATTAGATCAGTTGTTGTATGCCAATAAAACAAATGCTGCATTGAGTAAAATGGTTGCAGAAAAAGAATGGAGTGAACTTTCATATGAGGAAGTTCTCATCAGGATTCAGCAGGATGATCACCTCAAAGAAAAGCTTAAGATCGCCATCCGCCAACTGACCCCCCGTCAGATGGAACTGATTCAGCTTAAATTTTTTGAAGGCTTAAGCTATGAACATATTGCAGAAAAGACAAATCAGACCGTAAAAACAGCCTATAATACTATTTACGATGCGATTAAAGTGCTTCGGAAATTATTAAAATAATTGCGGTTAAAATAAAGTGCAAATTTTCTTAGGAAAAGAAGCGGATTTCTCCGTCTGTATGATAAAGCCTGCTTATGATACAGATGCCCAACAATGATTTTTATGTGGAAGAATTGATTTGCAATGAATCCTTTCAGGAATATTGCCTCGGCGTCAGTTTGGAAAATCAAATTTTATGGAGGGAATGGATTGCCAGTCATCCGGATCGGAGGGCCGATATCGCCGAAGCAGAAAGAATCGTAACTATTCTGAATGTCAGACAGGGAAGCAGGACCGCACAACTGAAAGCGCTCCGTTCAGGTCTGAAGCAGAAAGACAATTTTCAGTCGCTCATTTCCCTGAAAGAAGAGAAAGAACAAGCTTCAGGTGTTAAACGGATAACACCATTATGGCACCTTTATCTGGGAAGTACTGCCGCAATTCTTATCGCTGTTGCATTCCTATACTTTTATAAGCCTTCATTGTTTTATGTTGAAAGTAAAGTGGAGTCTATATCCGTACAATTCTCCTCAGGTAAATCCCCGCGTAAAACAATCATCCTGAAAGACGGTTCTGTAATTACATTGGCTAAGGAGAGTTCAATTCAGCTGACAGAAAATTTTGATTCCTCAAAAAGAGAGCTGTGGCTGACTGGGGAAGCTTTCTTTGATGTTAAGCATGATGCAGCCCATCCTTTTGTGATACACACTGTATTTAATGACATTAAAGTTCTGGGAACTTCATTCAATGTAAAAGCATATAAGAACTCAGGCTTCATGGAGACGGCGCTTATTCAGGGGAGTGTTCGGGTAGAGTCTAAAAAGTATCCCGGATATTTTGTGGTACTGAAACCCAACCAGAAGCTGATCACACCAAATTCCTCTGAGAAAGCTGCTGTTGCTAAACCAGCACTTGAATATCGCGTTTCCAAGTTGCAACAGGATCCTACAGACCCGGTACCTCAGGAAATACAATGGGTAAGGAAACGTCTGGATATTGACAATCTACCTCTTTCGGTCATTGCACAAAGATTACAGGAATGGTATGGTATCGAAATTATCATCAGTGGAGAAGATGTTAAAAATTACAGGTATTCGGGCGTATTTGAAAATGAAACCATTCTGAAGACACTGGAGGCACTACAGTTGTCTTATCCTTTTCAGTTTAAAATTGAAGAAAACAAAATCAATATAAAGAAGTAAGCCTGACCAACAGGAACCCGACGAACTAAACCACCAAACTAAACAGATATGAGAAGAGTATTACTGAGTATGAAAATCACAGGATTTGTGCTGCTGCTCCTGTGTATGCAGGTTTCCGCTGCCGGTTTTGCACAACAGAAGATTACGATCAAATTAAGAGAAAGCAGTATTAAAGACTTGTTAAAAGCTGTAGAAAGACAAACGGATTATCGTTTTGTATATAGCAACAGTGTGATGTCTGATCAGCGGAATGCACTTGATGTTACAGAAGCTTCATTGGATGAAACCATGCGCCTGATTTTGAAAGGAAGTCAGTTAACTTATGCACTGAAAGAGCACAATCTGATCATTGTTTATCCGGTTTCTTCTGCCACCGGTAAAAAGGATCTCGTGATTACAGGAAAGGTTGTAGATGAAGCCGGGCTTCCTTTGCCTGGAGTATCAGTAAAGGTAACAGGACTGTCTATTGCTACAATTACTGATGCCAATGGAGCTTATTCCGTCAGGGTGCCGGATGGGAATGCCAGTCTGGAGTTTTCTTTTATCGGTTATGCGAAACAGATTTTGAAAACAGATGGTAAAACTGTTCTTAATATTGAATTGAAAACGGATAGTCAAAACTTACAGGAAGTTACTGTAACAGGTTATACGAGCTAT
This region of Pedobacter steynii genomic DNA includes:
- the rpsF gene encoding 30S ribosomal protein S6; translation: MNQYETVIVLTPLLSEEVAKEALAKFSKIITDSGAEIVQEDNWGLRKLAYPIEKKASGFFHLTEYKSSGELVSKLELELKRDERVLRFLTIRLDRHAVAYNEKKRSGAFNKKPKKEEVAG
- the rpsR gene encoding 30S ribosomal protein S18 codes for the protein MAKDQIQYVTAPKVDDNRKKYCRFKKNGIKYIDYKDANFLLKFINDQGKILPRRLTGTSLKFQRKVAQAVKRSRHIGLLPFVADQLK
- the rplI gene encoding 50S ribosomal protein L9, producing MEIILKQDIKSLGEKDDIVNVKPGYGRNYLIPQGFGQLATPSAKKVLAENLKQAAFKQDKIKKDADGIAARLVDVKLTIGAKAGETGKIFGAVNTIMISDALKQQGFDVDRRRITFETEPKFVGEYVANLNLHKEVKVKVPFEVVAE
- the mtgA gene encoding monofunctional biosynthetic peptidoglycan transglycosylase, translating into MATKRRKPTKSKSPLLKKITDILTKVLLWFLMVTVLWVLFYRFVNPPITLLMIQRNIERSTDDKPAKMEKKWVDFDDMSDNMKRAAVSAEDQLFLKHIGFDVKAIEKAFATNKKGKNIKGGSTISQQTAKNVFLWPGRSWVRKGFEAYFTLLIEILWSKERILEVYLNVIEMGDGIYGAEAAAQAYYGKSCTKLSRAQAALIASCFPNPRRWSPKNATPYIRHRQYLIMKNMRRLGPLDF
- a CDS encoding RNA polymerase sigma factor, with product MGLGDDDHNYWEQMRLGDKQALFELYNQEYFHLIRFGLKINADDELIKDCVNQLFLNIWDKRERLHTVENVRAYLMTSLRHCILDQLLYANKTNAALSKMVAEKEWSELSYEEVLIRIQQDDHLKEKLKIAIRQLTPRQMELIQLKFFEGLSYEHIAEKTNQTVKTAYNTIYDAIKVLRKLLK
- a CDS encoding FecR family protein, which produces MIQMPNNDFYVEELICNESFQEYCLGVSLENQILWREWIASHPDRRADIAEAERIVTILNVRQGSRTAQLKALRSGLKQKDNFQSLISLKEEKEQASGVKRITPLWHLYLGSTAAILIAVAFLYFYKPSLFYVESKVESISVQFSSGKSPRKTIILKDGSVITLAKESSIQLTENFDSSKRELWLTGEAFFDVKHDAAHPFVIHTVFNDIKVLGTSFNVKAYKNSGFMETALIQGSVRVESKKYPGYFVVLKPNQKLITPNSSEKAAVAKPALEYRVSKLQQDPTDPVPQEIQWVRKRLDIDNLPLSVIAQRLQEWYGIEIIISGEDVKNYRYSGVFENETILKTLEALQLSYPFQFKIEENKINIKK